The nucleotide sequence ATCGAATCCAGGGCATCGGCCGGCGCCTGGGTGGTGCGCACGGCATGCCCTGGCGGCAACTGCAGACCCATGGAGGCGGACTTGGCCACGATCACGGGTTTGGTCCGGGCGAGCCGCCGCGCCAGGCGGGAGAACTTCCTCGGGTTGCCGATCGACTCCAGATACAGGCCCACGGCAGTGGTGTCGGCGTCGTCCTCCCAGAACTGCATCATGTCGTTGCCGGACACGTCGGCACGGTTTCCCGCGGACAGGAAGGTGGAGATCCCGGCGCGGCGCCGGCTGGAGGCCGCGTACAGTGATACCCCGATTGCCGCGGACTGGCTGAACAGCCCCAGTCCGCCGCCGCGGGCCAGGCTGGGCGCCATGGAGGCGTTCAGCGACACCGCGGGGTTGGTGTTCACGATGCCGAGCGAGGCCGGGCCGATGACCCGCATCCCGTTGGCCCGCGCCTGCCGCACCAGCGCCCGCTGCCGGGCGAGGCCGCGTTCCCCGTCCTCGGTGAATCCCGCGGAGGCCACCAGGACCCCCTTCACACCGGCGGCCGCGCACTCGTCCACAACCTTGGGAACTTCCTCATAGGGAACTGCGACTATGGCCAGCTGGACGGGCCCTGGAACCTCGGAAAGCTTGCCGAAGGACAGCATCCCGGCCAGCTCAAAGGCCTCCGGGTTGATGGCGTAGACCGGGCCGGTGAAGCCGCCTTCGATGATGTGTTCCAGGAGCTGGTACCCCACAGTCCCCCACCGCCGGCTTGCGCCGATCACCGCCACCGACGACGGCGCCAGCAGGTCCTGGACGCTCCTCGCCTCGGCGCGGTGTTCCCGGGCTTCCATCACCGCACGCGATTTGTCCGTGGGGTCGATGTTGAACTCCAGGCTCACCACGCCGTCGTCGAAATGGCGTTTAACGTCGTAGCCGGCGTCGGAGAAGACCATGAGCATCTTGCGGTTTTCGGGCAGCACCTCGGCGCTGAACCGGCGGATCCCGTTTTCGCGGGCGGCGGCCGCCAGGTGCTCCAGCAGGATCGAGCCGATCCCGCGGCCCTGGTGCGCGTCGGCGATGTTGAAGGCAACTTCAGCTTCGGCGGGGTCGTCCAGCCGGTCATACCGGCCGATACCGATGATGTCCCCGCCGATGGTGATGACGAAGGCCACCCGGTCCCGGTAATCCACCTCCGTGAAGCGCTTGAGCTCGCGGCTGGAGAGCCGCTCCTTGAAGGCGAAGAACCGCATGTAGATGGAGTTCTGCGACTGCCTCGTGTGGAAGGTCTGCACGGCGTCCGCGTCGGTGGGGTGGATGGGCCGCAAATGCGCTGTTCCGCCGTCCCGCAGGACGACATCGGCCTCCCAATATTCCGGATATTCGCCGTCCCCGGGCTGATCCACCATAGGCTTAGCCTAGCTAAACCTCCCGAAGTGCACCCCAAAAAGGATCCACCAGCCCCATGGCACGCCGCCAAACCCGCACCCCCGTAGGGGAAACAGTCCAGGACTACACCGAAAACATCGTTGATATCGACGTGACTTCCGAGATGGAAGGCTCCTTCCTGGAGTACGCGTACTCGGTCATCTATTCCCGGGCCCTGCCCGACGCCCGGGACGGCCTGAAGCCTGTCCAGCGGCGCATCCTGTACATGATGAGCGACATGGGCCTCCGCCCGGACCGCGGCCACGTCAAGAGCGCGCGCGTGGTTGGCGAGGTCATGGGAAAGCTCCACCCGCACGGTGACACCGCCATCTACGACGCCATGGTGCGCATGGCGCAGGACTTTTCGCTCCGGCTTCCCCTGATCGACGGCCACGGAAACTTCGGCTCGCTCGACGACGGCCCGGCAGCACCGCGGTACACCGAGGCCCGGCTGGCGGCGGCGGCGCTCACCATGACGGACCACCTCGATGAGGACGTGGTGGACTTCGTCCCCAACTACGACAACCAGCTCACCCAGCCGGAGGTCCTGCCTGCGGCGTTCCCCAACCTGCTGGTCAACGGCACCACGGGCATCGCGGTGGGCATGGCCACGAACATGGCCCCGCACAACCTCGTGGAAGTCATTGCCGCCGCCCGGCACCTGATCGCCAACCCGGACGCGACGCTGGACGACATCATGCAGTTCGTCCCCGGCCCCGACCTGCCCACCGGCGGGCGCATCGTGGGCCTGGACGGCATCCGGGATGCCTACGCCACCGGCCGCGGCTCCTTCAAGACCCGCGCCAAGGTGGAGGTGGAGCAGCTCTCGGCCCGGCGGACCGGCCTGGTGGTCACCGAACTGCCGTACATGGTGGGTCCGGAAAAGGTGATCGAGAAGATCAAGGACGCCGTCAACGGCAAGAAGCTGGCCGGCATCAGCGACGTCGTGGACCTGACCGACCGCAAGCACGGCCTGCGGCTGGTCATCGAGCTGAAGAACGGCTTCAACCCCAACGCCGTTCTCCAGCAGCTCTACCGCTACTCGCCGATGGAGGATTCCTTCGGCATCAACAACGTCACCCTCGTGAACGGGCAGCCGCAGACCCTGGGCCTGCTGCAGCTGCTCACCGTCTACGTGGACCACCGCATCTCGGTGGTCCGGCGCCGGACGGTGTTCCGCCTGGGCAAGAAGAAGGACCGCCTCCACCTGGTGGAGGGCCTGCTCATCGCCATCGTGGACATCGACGAGGTCATCCAGATCATCCGGTCCTCGGACGAGGCCTCCGCGGCGCGTGAACGGCTGATGTCCATCTACGACCTCACCGAGATCCAGGCGAACTACATCCTCGAGCTCCGGCTCCGCCAGCTGACCAAGTACAGCAGGATCGAGCTGGAGAAGGAGCAGGACGAACTCCGCAAGGAGATCGCCGAGCTGGAGGCCATCCTCGAATCCGATCAGCTGCTGCGCGAGCTGGTCTCCGCCGAGCTCGGTGAGATCGCCGAGAAGTACGGCACGCCGCGGCGGACCGTACTCCTGGAGTCCGAGGCCGTGTCCCCCACGGTGGCCAGCGCAGGCGGTGAGCAGGGCAAGGCGGTCAAGGGCAAGCCTGCCCCCCTCGCCCTCGAGATCGCCGACAACCCGTGCTGGGCGATCCTCACCGCCTCCGGGCAGATCGCCCGGACCGCGAACCGGGACAGCCTGGCCGAGACCGGTCCTCGTTCAA is from Arthrobacter sp. QXT-31 and encodes:
- a CDS encoding DNA gyrase/topoisomerase IV subunit A; translated protein: MARRQTRTPVGETVQDYTENIVDIDVTSEMEGSFLEYAYSVIYSRALPDARDGLKPVQRRILYMMSDMGLRPDRGHVKSARVVGEVMGKLHPHGDTAIYDAMVRMAQDFSLRLPLIDGHGNFGSLDDGPAAPRYTEARLAAAALTMTDHLDEDVVDFVPNYDNQLTQPEVLPAAFPNLLVNGTTGIAVGMATNMAPHNLVEVIAAARHLIANPDATLDDIMQFVPGPDLPTGGRIVGLDGIRDAYATGRGSFKTRAKVEVEQLSARRTGLVVTELPYMVGPEKVIEKIKDAVNGKKLAGISDVVDLTDRKHGLRLVIELKNGFNPNAVLQQLYRYSPMEDSFGINNVTLVNGQPQTLGLLQLLTVYVDHRISVVRRRTVFRLGKKKDRLHLVEGLLIAIVDIDEVIQIIRSSDEASAARERLMSIYDLTEIQANYILELRLRQLTKYSRIELEKEQDELRKEIAELEAILESDQLLRELVSAELGEIAEKYGTPRRTVLLESEAVSPTVASAGGEQGKAVKGKPAPLALEIADNPCWAILTASGQIARTANRDSLAETGPRSKHDVFRSVVKTSARGEIAAVTSQGRMLRIQVMDMPVLPPVSGLPNLAGGVPAKDFITLLKGESLVAFAPLDEVLALGTAQGVVKRVQPDYPLNREDWEVITLKDKDSVVGVAPAGADDTDLVFLTRQAQLLRFTAANVRPQGRTAGGMAGIKLAAGDQVVFFGAVAPGDEAAVVVTISGTEGALPGTAPGAAKVTAFAEYPAKGRATAGVRAHRFLKGEDTLLLAWAGHGPAKASSSAGVARSLPQEHGRRDGSGIPLSQAVDVIGPSMAWPESA
- a CDS encoding bifunctional acetate--CoA ligase family protein/GNAT family N-acetyltransferase, which produces MVDQPGDGEYPEYWEADVVLRDGGTAHLRPIHPTDADAVQTFHTRQSQNSIYMRFFAFKERLSSRELKRFTEVDYRDRVAFVITIGGDIIGIGRYDRLDDPAEAEVAFNIADAHQGRGIGSILLEHLAAAARENGIRRFSAEVLPENRKMLMVFSDAGYDVKRHFDDGVVSLEFNIDPTDKSRAVMEAREHRAEARSVQDLLAPSSVAVIGASRRWGTVGYQLLEHIIEGGFTGPVYAINPEAFELAGMLSFGKLSEVPGPVQLAIVAVPYEEVPKVVDECAAAGVKGVLVASAGFTEDGERGLARQRALVRQARANGMRVIGPASLGIVNTNPAVSLNASMAPSLARGGGLGLFSQSAAIGVSLYAASSRRRAGISTFLSAGNRADVSGNDMMQFWEDDADTTAVGLYLESIGNPRKFSRLARRLARTKPVIVAKSASMGLQLPPGHAVRTTQAPADALDSMMRQSGVIRVETIEQLMDVAQIVSAQPLPKGAGVAVFSNSGALGKVVADSAASHGLGVEALAVDLDLDAGMSRALPALRDRLREVLARDAVHAAVVAFLPARGLTVEKIAGALAESSAEAGKPVVAAFTGILDPSVYVEGMVGEGPDAPPVPCYSNPGAAVAALSAVVRYAEWAGRDQGLFVDPEGCDPDAAHADLDNLLADVRGEQLKKLNPEDAARLLAHYGIRVLPSEGFNTEDEAVEAAGRLGWPVALKTTDPTLRHRLDLGGVRLDIQDADSLRLNIQQMRRALQPYGPASLEVQTMAPVGQACTLRAIEDPLLGPVVSFGLAGDAVNLLDDWAHRAPPLSGADLRDLIRSPRASRKLFGYQGLPAVDVSALEDVAARLARLKDAHPEIALVEFNPVLATPQGAFILAADVRIGNASQRTDSARRAMRS